Part of the Ursus arctos isolate Adak ecotype North America unplaced genomic scaffold, UrsArc2.0 scaffold_4, whole genome shotgun sequence genome, TGTCTGGGCCTTTCTACTTCATGTTCATCACTCCTTGGACGCAAACTGCTACGGAAGGACGTGGGACCTTGGTGAGGTAATTTTTGTGAGGGGAGGCACTCCCCCAAGCTGAGGCTGTCTTCTAGCAGCTGGGGGATAAGTTCTTCATTCCTGAGGGGAGTCTGAGAGGCCCCTCACAGTGCACCCACATATCTTAGCATATGTAAAGAAGTCAGAACATATCAACTTTCAGGACTGCTAAAGGCCAATGCTGaacctgaggacattatgctgagggGAAGAAGCCAGATGTAAAAGGAcagatactgtgtgattccacttacatgaggtcccTAGAATAGTCAGAATGTAGAACAGTGGTTACCGGACGCTGAGGGAGGGGAAGTAGTGAGGAGTTACTGTTTAGTGGgtagtttctgtttgggatgatgaaaaaagGCCTGAAGTGGAcggtggtgacggttgcacaacatGGTGAATTTACTGAATGCTACAGAACTGGACACTAAAAAgtggttaaaatagtaaaatttatgttatgtatgtttatcacacaagaaaaaagagaaaaataccccAACACTTCCACATTGAGATGTGAGCAAGCCAAAATGTAAAAGGGCAATTCACAAAGCAACTACAAGAAAATGACCTCTAGGTATATagaatacttaattttattttattatttttattattattttttaagattttatttatttatttgacagagagagaccaccagcgagagacagaacacaggcagggcgagtgggagaggaagaagcaggctcccaggggaggagcctgatgtggggctcgatcccaggactccaggatcatgccctgagctgaaggcagacgcttaaccactgagccacccaggcgccccagaatacttaatttaaaaaaaataataattgattaattaacatatagtgtatcattagtttcagaggtagaggtcagtgattcatcagtcttatataacacccagtgctcattacatcacatgccctccttaatgcccatcacccagttaccccaccctcccaccccctcccctccagcaacactcagtttgtttcctatggttacgagtctcttatggtttgtctccctctctgatttcatcttgttttatttttccctcccttcccttatgctcctgttttgtttttaaattccaaatatcagtgagatcatatgataattgtttttctctgacttattttgcttaacataataccctctagttccaaccacgtcattgcacatggcaagatttcatttttttgatggctgagtagtcgtccattttatatatatatatatatatatatatatataatgctccctgagcagggagtctgacgcagggctcgatcccaggaccttgggttcatgaactgagctgaaggcagacacttaactgagtcacccaggccccccaaaagttgatggtattttgatagggattgccctgaatgtgtagattgcacTAGgtagtagcatagacattttaacaatatttgttcttctaatccacgagcatggaatgtttttccatttctttgtgtcttcctcaatttctttcataagtgttctatagttttctgagtacagatttttttcctctttggttaagtttattcctaggtatctgatGATTTTGGGTGTAATTGTAAAttactccttaatttctctttttctgtctcattgttggtgtatagaaatgcaacggatttctgtgcattgattttatatcctgacactttgctgaattcctgtatgagttctagcagttttggggtggagtcttttgggttttccacatagagtatcaagTCATCTGCAAAAAGTGAGCGTTTGACTTCCTTGCCGATTcagatgcctttatttctttttattgtctgattgctgaggctaggacttctaggactatgttgaagagcagtggtgagactggacatctctgccatgttcctgactttagtttttccacattgagaatTATGTTCCACTTTTCGTAAAtggattttatgatattgaggtatgttccctctatccctatgctgtggagagttttaattcagaaaggatgctatactttgtcaaacgctttttctgcatctattgagaggatcatatggttcttgtcctttcttttattaatatgatgtatcacatttatttGCAGATGTCGAACCACTCTTGTAGCCTGGAAGTAAATCCCAcgtggtcatggtgaataatccttttaatgtactgttggatcctattggctagtatcttgtgAGAATTTTcccatccatgttcatcagggatattgatctgtaattctcctttttggtggggtctttgtctggttttggggtcaaggtaatgctgacctcatagaaggGGTTGGAAGTTTCCCTTCGATTTCTAtcttttggaacagcttcagaagaataggtattcgttcttctttaaatgtttgtagaattcccctgggaagccatctggccctggactcttgatTGTTGGGAgacttttgattactgcttcaatttccctgctggttatgggtctgttcaggttttctatttcttcctgtttcagtttttgtagcttatacatttctaggaatgcgcccatttcttccagattgcctaatctgttggcatatagttgctcataatatgttcttataattgtttgtatttctttggtgttggttctGATCTTTCCTGTgtcattcatgattttacttatttgggtcctttctcttttctttttggtaagtctggtcAGGGGTTtttcaatcttattaattctttcaaagaacaaatgcctagtttcattgatctgttctactgttcttttcatttctatttcattgattttttccccctaatctttattaattctcttatgctgggtttaggcttcatttgctgttctttctccatctcctttaagtgtaagtttaggttgtgtatttgagacctttcttgtttcttaagaaaggcttgtattgctatacaTTTCTCTCTTAGGATCTCCTTTactacatcccaaaggttttgaacagttgtgttttcatttttatttgtttccattattttttaaaaatttcctttaatttcctggttgacccattcattctctagtaggatgctctttaacctccatatgttttgagttctttccaaaattcctcttgtgactgagttcaagtgtcaaagcattgtggtctgaaagtatgcaaggaatgatcccaatcttttgataccagttgagacctgatttgtaacccagtatgtgatctattctggagaatgttccatgtgcactcgagaacaATGTATATTCTGGTGCTTTAGGGTAGAAAgctttgaatatatctgtgaagtccatctggtccagtgtgtcattcaaagcctttgtttccttgttgatcttctgcttagatgatttgtccattgcattgagtggggtgttaaattcccctactattattatattattatcaatgtgtttctttaattttgttattaattggtttatataattggctgctcccaagttaagggcataaatatttacaattgttagatcttgttggatagaccctttaattatctCTTATTACaaactttggtttaaaatctaatttgtctgatataaggattgctaccccagctttcttttgatgtctgttAGCATGATAAGTGGTTTTCCAcctccctcactttcaatctggaggtgtctttgggtctaaaatgagttgtagacagcatattgatgggtcttgcttttttatccaatctgataccctgtgtcttctgattgggggcatttagcccatttacattcagagtaactactgaaagatatgaatttagtgacTGTATTAattgtaaagtcactgtttctgtatattgtctctgttcctttctagtctatgttacttttgggctctctcctcacttaaaggatcccctttaatatttcttgcagggctggtttagtaatcacaaattcttttagcttctgtttgtcctggaagctttttatatctccttctattttgaatgacatcctagctggataaaatTTCTtcggctgcatatttttctcatttagcaccctgaatatatcatgccagtcctttctggcttaccaggtctctgtggataggtcttctgccagtctaatgtttctacccttgtagttTATGGACCTCTTGTTCTGAGctacttttaggattttctctttgtctctgaaatttgcaagcttcactattatatgtcgagGTGTTGacctacttttattgattttgagggagtttctctgtgcctcttggacttgaatgcctgtttccttccccagattaaggaagttctcagctataatttgctccaatataccttctggcccccagccccacctttcctcttcttctgggatcccaattattctataTTGTTTCGCTTTATGGAATCACTTATCTTTCGAATTCttccctcatgatccagtagttatctttttttcagtttattatccatcattttgtcttctatatcactgattatTTCTTCAGcttcatttatcctagcagttagagcctccatttttaaTTGCATCTTATTAATAGCtattttgattttgacttgattagattttagttattttacttctccagaaagggattctctagtgtcttcatggttttttcaagcccagctagtatctttataattgttattctgaacgcTAGTtgtgacatcttacttatatccacaCTTATTAGgcccctggcagtcagtactgcctcttgttctcctTTTTAAGGTGAggttttccatcttgtcattctcctaccttccagaaagtggtcgcttttctatttgtagaattgaagcattcttttcttagatctccagttgaggtcacaggtgttcagaatgatttgatagctaccTAGCTGGATTCCTGGGAAAAACTAAGGTCTcttactcctccaccatcttgaaAAGTCTTCCTTCCTTAATTTCATATGGAATTTAAGgagatataaatgaaaaaatcaagatgtcatttctcatttataaaattttagaaattactttatgttaatatttaattatagtGTTTGTATTATAATATGGTTATGCTCATAACAGTAGTGTAAACATGTATAAACTCTCTGGAAAACATCTTGCAAATGATGCAAAAGACGTTTCAAGTAATCACATTTATTGACCTAAAATCCAACTGTGGGGAGTGTATTCTGAGGAAACCCATGGATGTACAGGCATCTGGAAGGCACAGAGGTGCCACATGAACAAAGGACTTGGTGAGGTGAGGAAGCAAACTCTGTGAGTGTTTGTGGCAGAGAATTCCAGGGGAACAGGAGAGCAGGTGTGAAGGACCCAGGGCTGGAGTGTGCCAGGTGTGTTTGGGAaacagcagggaggccagtgtgcCTGAGCAAGGGGCTGAGTGTTAGGAAATGAGATCAGAAAGTTAGAGGAGCCAGGTCAGGGAGGGACATGAAGGCCATGGTAAGGACTTTGGACTTTGAGGGAGGTGGGCAATAGTTGGGGTTTCTGACCAGAGCCCATGATCTAAGTTCTAAAAGGAGCACTGGCTACTATTTGGAACAGAGTCTACTAAAGGACAGAAGAAGCCCGGTCTGTTAGGAGGTTATTGCAATATCCAAACAAGAGTGGGTGGTGGCTTGGTCTTGTGAGGTTCTCTTTTGATGGCAGAGATGGTAGATTGGATGTGGGGCATGGGATAAAGACAGGAGTCAGGTGACTCAGTGGGTTTGCTCTGTACAATAGGGTGAATGATAATCCTAATTACTGGGAAGAACAGCACTGGGGGAGAAGTAGGTTTTTGGAGGAAGGGATCCAGGGATTGACTCTGACAGCGAGGTCTGCTCTGGTGGTCACATCAGCTTACTCTAAGGAAGTCTATAATCATGTGTCTATTCCCTGTATCCCTTTCTGTTCTTCTTTGATGTTTCTTCCAAAAGACCTGACCTCTGGTCTGCAGCTTCTAGCAGGGACTTTCAGACAAAaatgaaaggagcagagaaacTGTATGGGGATGACAAGGCACATTAACTTGTTACAGTAGCTAACATTATCAGAATGGAGGAGAGTGGAATCTCTACTGGGGTGAGGTACATAAGTGATGGGTCCCCATAATTATTCTGTGAAGATTTAACTGATAATTAACttgaggagaaaaaataaattagtagacAGTGAAAACACTGACTAATCCATTACATAAAGTGTGTGCCAAAATTGCTGCCAATCGACATATGGGtttaaaaccaagaaacagggacagctgggtggctcagtgggttaagcatctgccttcagctcaggtcatgatcccagagtcgggcttcctgcttctccctctcccccgcttgtgctctctttcactctctctctcaaataaataaataaataaaatcttttaaaaaaataaaaacaaaataaaaataaaaccaaggaaTAAAATGTTCTCAGAAGCCAATTTGTTGACAGTCTATGTTGGGCTTTGCACTGGAATTTGAATGTACTTTTACTCAATCTGCAAGAGTATCCAAATTACTGAGAAACTTATTCATATCGATAACCTTTTACCTATATAGATATTAgattaaatcctttttaaaaatttattagctTACCCCACAACACGGGCCTAATAAATAAAGCAACTCTTACCGTATTGTTGAGCACATAAGAAAATATGGAACGTGTTAATTGTATCTCTATGTTAACACCCTTCCATGCTTGACAGTGCCATGTCACAGGTTATGAGGGGGCAGATGAAGCCTTTGTGTCACCTTGCAGTCAAAAAGACACAaggtcaaatttatttttctgaagttgGGCCCCAGCATCAGAAAATAGCAACATCAAGAAGAATTGTTGCTATGTGAGAGTACAGGTGCCGGAGGATAGGAAATAAATGGTGATAGTGTTTGCTGTATTATTAATCAGACTAACAGTCTTTTACATAGCATAGCAGAAGGTAATGTAACAAACATTCagcattttatggttttttttttaagaagcaaggAATCTCCtaacattctatttattttcttataattgtctATGGTCATAAAATtccccaaacaacaaaaaagtatgTAAATGAATAGACCCCATGAGATTATTCATTTAGGTTAGGCGAGATCATGATTCTGTACCATTCAGTAAATTGGCAGAAAgcaaataataactttttattgcATCACATTGAAAACAGACTGTTAACGCAAAGATCATTTCTATTCCAAGCTATCAATTCTCTCCTATTGTAGATataccattaaaaaattaatttaattttttattttttaaaaagattttatttatttatttgagagagagagtgagagagaaagagagagcacaagcagcgggaagtggtagagggagagggagaagcaggagcaagagggagaagctgagcaagaagcctgatgctggactcaattctaaaccctgggatcataacctgagcgaaaggcagacacttaaccaactgatccacccaagcaccccctaaattaattaattttaatatgtatcaATATGTAggcattttaaatgtacatacataatactttttaaaattataacaaatgAAAATGTCTAAAACTTTAAACCTTagtatttgaaatataatcaagTATATTATAAggtagtattctttttttaaatgttttatttatttgagtaatctctacaccccaggtggggctcaaacgtgatcatgaccctgagatcaagagttgcatgctcttttgactgagccaACCCAAATACCCTTTATAAGATTGTATCCTTATGACATTGATTTTAACCCATTAATTTGAATGTCAAGAAGAAAACCTGTTTCtatagataagaaaatataagtaaCAATGATTGTGCATTGACAAGGGACTTTTGctgtttttaatcaaattaattttctcaaaatgttCCAGTTCATTTAGTCCAATTCAAAGTAGGACTCttggaattcctttttttttttttaaagatttatttacttattttagagagggaggagagagcatgagcaggagggggcagagggagggagagagagaatcccaagccaacttcatgctcagcacagggccCGATGCGGGAACCAAGAGCCAGATGGTCAACCAacggcgccacccaggtgcccccggaatTACGTATTTTATCCATGTTGAAGAATAGTACAATCACTGTTGGAATTAAAGTGACATTTAAGATGGCCATTACACTTCAACACGTAGGAGCTCTGCAAATATGTGCAGAAGACTCCCACTTGGTTGGTGGTGGCAGTTCTGAAGCTAACTGGTGGCGCTGGGTCACAGGGCTATGCTCTAGCTGCAGGAGAGGCTTTGAATTTGAGTTTCTGGCCGTTGTAGCTCGCATTGGGCTGGGGAACGGTCTTTGCCCTTCATGAAGAGGTACAGTGCAGGGACTGCTCCAAGCACAGAGGGGTTCAGATGCTCCACAGCTAAAACAAATGACAAATGTCGGCTGCATGTGACAGAAAACTCAGCTATCTTCTCATATAACAAGCAGCTCAGAGGGAGCCAGCTCACGCCTGGGCACTGACTCAACAGTGTCCTCACGCCTCTGTGCAGCATGTCGACATGCTGCCTCGTGGGTCCAAGCACCTGCAGCCAGCACATCTAGGCTCAAGACCACAAGAAACGGACAAGGCAAAGCTTTTCTAGAAACCCTCAGCAGACATCCATTTGTGTCTCCTCGGCCAGAATTGTGTCATGAAGTCAACCCTGGAAATGAGGGAAGCTGGAAAGTTATTTagctgcccgcccccccccgaAAGCGGAATTTTAtaagaacaaaaaggaaggaagtggagATAGGGTGAACTATGAGCACTGTCTGCCCTGATTAGCCCGGAGCCTGAGAGGATGATTAGAATCACCCACCTTCTCCGCATGTGTTTCTCTAATCTCATGTCGTGTCAAAGCCAACCTCACAGGGCCAGGAGCTCTCAATCCCTGGCACAagtgtggggcgggggtggggtggtgacGGGTGGGTTTGCTGTTGGTGCAGACAGTTCTGCTGAAGAGCCCCTGGCCTCCATTCTTCTCAACCTCTATGATGTCACACTGGAACTTCTTTCCTTCCACCCTGGGCTGTGGCTTCCGAGGCTGCTGTGGCCATGGGGCTCCTGGAgccagcaggggtgagggagcCTAGTGGCTCTGATCTCCCCTGGGAGCGCAGGAGGTCCAGCCATGCCGCTCTTGAAGGACGCCATGCCCTTCATGAagcagccccatcccccacctcagGCCCCGCTTCCGTGGATCCTCCCAAGCCTGTTTGCCGCCTTCAATGTAGTGCTGCTGGTAGTTTTCAGTGGCCTCTTCTTTGCATTCCCGTGAGTCTCCCTCCCACACAAGCTGCAGGTTtcctacagagacagaaaggaaaacagatttaGAGGCAGGGGAAGTGCAGAAGAGGGGTGAGAGGAGGGAGGATATTCTAGGCTGAGGGACCTGAACGTGCAAAGACACAGGTACACAGTGCTTGGTGCCTCTGGGAGCCACAGGTGGCTGGCAACATCAGGTGACATTTGGTGGAGTCGCTAAGAATCTGTCAGTAGGCTGGATATTTAGAGCAGGCTTCAGGGTGTGTGGGTTTTGACCAAGTGGACTGGGTCGGCGGGGATGGGTGGGGGAGCTTCAGGCCACTCTGGATCAGGGCTGAGCCCTGCTCTGGTCTCAGTTGCAGATGGCTGGCCCAGAACGGGGAGTGGGCCTTTCCCCTTGTCACAGGcctcctctgtgtcctcacgGTCTTCAGTCTGGTTTCACTCAATTTCTCAGACCCCGGCATCTTGCATCAAGGTGAGGCGCTGGCCccggggagaagcaggcagcccCTCCTGAAGGGCTCCTTCCATCtcccctctttgggcctcaggACCCTTTCACTGCACATCCTCATTTGCCCTGGCCCTGCCTTTGGCACCTCATTGTTTAAGCCACGGAGATGTGGAAAAACACATTTCTGGAAGTTTTCCAGTTGCCTTGTGTGGGAGGGCCCTGGCAGGCCGGGGAGAAGCCAGCTCTTTGAAACCACTCAGTTCTCCCTTCGTCCTTCCCACTGCACAAACTCTTTAAAGCATCAATCATAGTTTCGAAGGGCTGAGTCCTCACAGAACTCTTCTGGCTGGAAACCTACCTTCCCCCTGAATGCCAGTCTCTCTGTGCTTGGGAGGCTCGCTCAGTGGAGACTAGGGATACCCTTGCCCACCTCTTCCCCACACTTCCTGGAGCCCAGTAATGACATAGGGCTGGCCTCCCTACCCCCTGGAGCAGAAAACTGATGGAAGGGCCTCCTGCTGCTGCCCAATCCTCTTCCCACGCCAGGCTCCAACGAACAGGGCCCCATGATGGTGCATGTGGTGTGGGTGAACCACAGGGCCTTCCGCCTGCAGTGGTGCCAAAAGTGCTGCTTCCACCGCCCGCCCCGGACCTACCACTGTCCCTGGTGCAACATCTGTGTAGAAGTGAGTGCCTCTCTTGActtgcccacctgcccccacccctgcccacccacaCGAGGGCCAGTGGCGTGAAATGACTTCCGGCACTGCTAAAGGCCAAGAGTGGCAGTAACTCCCAACCGCTTTTGGTCACTCACGCAGGTCACTACCTCTGCACCTGTCCGGGGAGGTTGGCCCTTGCCTGTGTGGGTGTAGGCACGCACAGAGGCATCCACACCTATGCTGGGCCTGGTCAGGCCAGGGGGAGAAAGACACTCCCGTCTTACCCCAGGCTGGCTGACACTAGCTACCCAAGGCCGTCAGGCTGGCTGTAGGCCTGGCTGGAAAGCTTCGCCTGTCCTCTTCGCATGTCCAGGCCGGAGGGTCTTCTGGGCTCTGAGTGCTTGTCTGTCTCATGTGCACAGCCTGCAAAAGTTTACAAAGGTGCTGTCTTATCTGGTCCTCACAACCCTGGGAGGCTGGCTGAGCAAGGGTATTATTATCCTCAGTcaatggatgaggaaacagaagcccagagatATTCTATTTCCAGCCCACGGTTACACCGGGATGTGTCCCCAGAAGACCAGGCAGGCCTTGTTTCTAAAGGCCTCTTGACATGTGACCTTGTGAGCCAGAGAGACCTAACAGTACTCTAACAGAAATGCCAGCATTAGGGACTTTGGGCTGGGTTTCTCCCTAGGGATGAGAGCCAGTTTGAGGGGCCAAGGGCAGGTGGCTTTTGGGAACGGGAGTGGAAGGGTGGGTAAAGCCTCAGATTTGGGGGCGATGGAAGCTGGTCCAGAGGTTGGATCCTTGAggtctgctcccctccctcttaCCCAGGACTTTGACCACCATTGCAAATGGGTCAATAACTGCATTGGTCACCGCAACTTCCGCTTCTTCATGCTGCTGGTCCTGTCCTTATGTCTCTACTCTGGCGCCATGCTGGTGACCTGCCTGATCTTCCTGGTGCGCACGACCCACCTGCCCTTCTCCATGGACAAAGCCATCGCGTATCTGCCGGGGGACCCACGTAGAGAGCAGTGGGGAGCGCAGCAGTCGGCCGGGGGGCGGAGTCACAGGGGCGGAGCTAATGGCGGGCGGGGGAGAGCCCCCAGGACTAGGCCGGGGCgggagtgtggggggtgggggggcagggagatgggcGGGGCTAGGAGGGACTGCGAAGAGTTGAGAATCTCGCAGGGTGATGGTGGGGAGTGCTAAAGGTGGCACGGGGCCTGGACAGCTAGGTGGGCTGAGGTGTATGCGGGGGCGGAGCGCGGGGAGCGGGCGGAAGGGGCCGGTTGGGGGCGGGGCTGTTGGGGCGGAGTCGGGCgaggggctgggccagggaggAGGGTCCGGCGGCGCTGCTCCTTAGCTGGCGCGCAGCATTCTGGTGGCCGTACCCGCCGCCGGCTTCCTGGTGCCgctcttcctgctgctgctgaTCCAGGCCATGTCGGTGAGCGCGGCCGAGCGCTCCTACGAGGGCAAGGTACGCGAGGCTGAGCGGGGCGCCGGGATACCGGGCAGTGGGTGGTCACCTTGCGCCTCCCGGACCTCTGCCCTTTCCGCTCTTTGtccccctccctggcccctgacGACCTGACCTCCCTCGAAGGCGCCTCATGAGCCCTTCTAGACCTAATGCATCTCCAGTCTCACCGGCTCGGTGGTGATTCTCCCTCCCGGGTGCCCTGCATCGAGGGCCTACTTGTGTGCTAGGCCTCGTGTGCTTTATTTTGAACGATGGGCGTAGAGGTGAGTAAGGCTACACCCCGCGCTTCTGTCGATACGGAACCTGAAATCAGAGTAACACCCGCCAGACAGCGGTGAACGCCACGAGAAAGGGCCTGTCCCATGTTGAGTAACAGGCTCACAGAGGGACTCAAGTTCAGTGAGGACCACCGGGTAGAGTCGGACGCGGCGCTCAGTGGTTTTGGACGGGCAGAaaacggggggcggggggagagcaGTGCAGGTGCGGGGCTCAGCCTGCAGAGAGGCAAGGAAGCCTGCAAGTCTGTGGAATGTGGGTAGGATGGAGAGGACACGGTGCTAATTGGAGCAGAAGGTGGCGTGGGAAATCAAGGGGACTGCTTTGGATTGGTCAGAATTAAAAGGCCCAGAAAGTCAGGTGGAGAATTGAGTCTTGGTTCAGGGGAAGCCTGGGAGCTTTGAgaggatttcctttcttttcttttttccttctttttttacatATGCTAAAATTCACCCTGTTTCAGtgcagttctatgagttttgacacacGTACAGTCCGGTCCTGTAACCAGCACCATAATCAAGATTTATAACAATTCCGTCGCCCCCCAGAAACTCCCTCATGGCCTTTTGTAGTCCGTTTCTCTCCCTgcctgcagcccctggcaaccactgatctgttttctataGTTTCCCCTGTGTATAGCCACgtgaacatacattttcatttttttgtgg contains:
- the ZDHHC19 gene encoding palmitoyltransferase ZDHHC19, yielding MPLLKDAMPFMKQPHPPPQAPLPWILPSLFAAFNVVLLVVFSGLFFAFPCRWLAQNGEWAFPLVTGLLCVLTVFSLVSLNFSDPGILHQGSNEQGPMMVHVVWVNHRAFRLQWCQKCCFHRPPRTYHCPWCNICVEDFDHHCKWVNNCIGHRNFRFFMLLVLSLCLYSGAMLVTCLIFLVRTTHLPFSMDKAIAILVAVPAAGFLVPLFLLLLIQAMSVSAAERSYEGKCRYLQGYNPFDHGCANNWYLTICAPLGPKYMAEAVWLQRMVGSDWVPMQSLHFPTYPSVLSPPVIPGPGPGPQPQPLSLYKPGKGPPGSGEASALQELHAGPMLPLLRECPRRGSVCHLPLHTQRCQEPLRLNPIS